A single window of Thalassoroseus pseudoceratinae DNA harbors:
- a CDS encoding esterase/lipase family protein, which translates to MQAPLARTRFLPLTLMLLTILGSSNAFATEPGPATPVQPLELQCGGPRHAELMQAFQQAQQFAYAGNDECVDYFFATAVQCWGEVTEGLSQDPPQLWRGSMRLYNSAVVSSLIYGQHFGRLDLLQGLKVRVGEEWYTVPVTKRGMPWRLDQIDCLRTAGTCFENPHFLPTVRVGLGGSLLGVHFRRSGNPEDERFFDKQAISITALLCPNDESADTPSAWRFEFNSPINETTKVVQGYRLGLSRNIAAAVQFVLSQLEAEMNPIKAFLQPEIAMDHEGLLMCQPYQPGKIPLVLVHGLLSSPTTWGTILNDLLNQPKLMERYQIWVYLYPTSMPFLATAADLRKDLRSTLCYLDPNGRDPALQNMILMGHSMGGLLSRLQVVHSGHILWNLFAKVPFSELEGTPQQKQKIADWLFFEPQPFITRVVFMSVPHKGSGMSQRLIGCLGKLLAGQPHESAEDWKEVRRLNKDNLRPYIPRRLPSSVRGLSPRSPGLKGLNMLPFASHVKLHSIIGTGGLEPCFPGDGVVAVDSARIGGVESELFVDAGHSSIKEQPETLREIHAILWLHLRESPPDLSPIPEQLAPTPDQQFDILPPLPTP; encoded by the coding sequence ATGCAAGCACCGCTTGCGCGAACGCGATTTCTTCCGCTGACGTTGATGCTCCTTACGATACTTGGGAGTTCCAACGCATTCGCGACCGAACCAGGACCTGCCACTCCGGTTCAGCCGCTGGAGCTTCAGTGCGGAGGCCCACGACACGCGGAACTCATGCAGGCGTTCCAGCAAGCTCAGCAGTTCGCGTATGCAGGGAATGACGAATGCGTGGACTATTTCTTCGCGACGGCGGTTCAATGTTGGGGTGAAGTCACAGAAGGGCTTTCTCAGGATCCGCCCCAGCTTTGGCGTGGGAGCATGCGACTCTACAACTCCGCCGTGGTGTCCAGTCTGATTTACGGCCAACACTTCGGTCGGCTCGATCTTCTTCAAGGGCTCAAGGTGCGTGTCGGAGAAGAGTGGTATACGGTTCCTGTCACCAAACGCGGCATGCCGTGGCGACTCGATCAGATCGATTGCCTTCGCACCGCTGGGACGTGTTTCGAGAATCCGCATTTTCTCCCGACCGTCCGCGTCGGACTTGGCGGCAGCCTTCTTGGAGTTCATTTCCGCCGTTCCGGCAACCCCGAAGACGAACGATTCTTCGACAAACAAGCTATTTCCATCACCGCATTGCTTTGTCCCAATGACGAGTCCGCGGACACGCCGTCGGCATGGCGATTTGAATTCAACAGCCCGATCAACGAGACCACCAAGGTCGTTCAGGGGTACCGGCTGGGATTGTCGCGAAATATCGCCGCCGCCGTTCAATTCGTTTTGAGCCAACTTGAAGCAGAAATGAATCCGATCAAGGCGTTCTTGCAACCGGAAATCGCGATGGACCACGAGGGGTTGTTGATGTGTCAACCATATCAACCCGGCAAGATTCCGTTGGTGCTCGTCCACGGTTTGCTTTCCAGCCCGACGACTTGGGGAACAATCCTCAACGATCTCCTTAATCAGCCAAAACTGATGGAACGCTACCAAATCTGGGTGTACTTGTATCCCACGAGCATGCCGTTCCTGGCGACCGCTGCGGATCTCCGGAAAGACTTGCGAAGCACGCTCTGTTATCTCGACCCCAACGGACGCGACCCGGCACTTCAAAATATGATCTTGATGGGGCACAGCATGGGTGGGTTGCTGTCGCGATTACAGGTCGTTCACAGCGGCCATATTCTTTGGAACTTGTTCGCCAAAGTGCCGTTTAGCGAACTCGAGGGAACTCCCCAACAAAAACAGAAAATCGCGGATTGGCTGTTCTTTGAACCACAACCATTCATCACACGCGTCGTTTTCATGTCTGTGCCACATAAGGGATCGGGAATGAGTCAGCGGTTGATAGGTTGTCTTGGGAAGCTCCTCGCTGGCCAACCACACGAGTCCGCCGAAGACTGGAAAGAAGTCCGAAGACTCAACAAAGACAATCTACGCCCTTACATTCCTCGCCGTCTGCCCAGCAGTGTGAGAGGGCTCTCACCACGAAGTCCCGGTCTGAAGGGCCTGAACATGCTTCCGTTCGCATCGCATGTGAAGTTGCACTCCATCATTGGAACGGGGGGATTAGAGCCATGTTTCCCGGGCGATGGCGTTGTGGCTGTTGATAGTGCACGAATCGGTGGTGTCGAAAGTGAGTTGTTCGTTGACGCGGGACATTCCAGCATCAAAGAACAACCAGAAACCCTCCGAGAAATCCATGCCATCCTCTGGTTGCATCTGAGGGAAAGCCCGCCGGACCTGTCCCCGATTCCCGAACAATTGGCTCCGACTCCCGATCAGCAATTCGACATCCTGCCACCTCTGCCAACACCGTGA